The DNA window CAAGTGCATGAGTCATGTGATCTTTTTTGTGAATCATCCTAGTGTgttgtattaataattaatgataTGGCATTGTTTTATGGTTAAGTCTTCGGTGGCCAATGTTGCATATTATACCAATATTGAGAGGTCAATGAGTAAATAAGCGTTGTTCAATTAACGCCTAATTTAAGGTTAATCATATTTGTTTAACAGCGCGCTAATGTCGGTTAAAAACAATTGCTTCAACTCCCAGTCACAAAGTGAAGAGATGTTGAGAAAACAAAGAGTTGAAGAAGTTGAATTAGACCAAGATGGAAGAGATTTGGTGGTATCAAAGGTCTAGGACGAATTGGCTAAAgaatggagacaaaaattcaaatttcttccATCAAAAAAGGTCacaaaggaagaagagaaattgGGTGGACTATATTCTAGACGAATTGGGTATCAAATATGAGGAGTTGAGGAGGAAGATCAAATTGAGTTTGTAATGAGGAGCTTCTTCGAAAAACTATTTACATTGAAAGAAACTTTGGAGGTTCAAGAAGCAATTGAGGTTGTAATTGCTAACAAGTAACTTAGAAAGAAAGGAATCAGTAACCTAATTCGATTATTTCTTGGTGACAGAAATTAGGCTTATACGATTAAAGTTTAGGATTTGATGTTAATCAAAAAGCTATCTCACTGTGTTGAACCAAAATTCCATCTTGATCACCCCTACAATGCAAGTCAATACAAGGTAACTCCGAAGTCGCATCATTCGAATTAGGAGGATTGGCAGGCAAATTATTACTAACAAGATGCATTGTTATCAGCAACTGCTTCTTGACTAATCACAAATTCCAAATTCGAAACACTGATAAGTGATCACAGAATCACAGTACCATAACAAAACAGCAGCATAACAACAACAGCAGCTTAACAAGTCACTAATCACAAATTCCACTGAGCAGCATAACAAGTAACAATGATCAAAACCTGATCAGTAACAGACGACAGCATAACAAGTAACACTGAGCAGCATAACAAAGTAACAAGAACAGCAGCATAACAAattccaaattcaaaacactgaGCAGCATAACAAGTAACAATAACAGCAGCATTACAAAAGACGACGGaaatcacaaatcacaaatTCAACCACAAACCAGTAAATCAACAGAAATCAGTAAATCACAGTTTCACTAACCTTCCACTGACAGCAGGAAGACGACGGCGACACCACGGCGCACCAGCTGGAGGCCTCGACCAGCGATTTCACCTGGGAATGGACGACGTGCCGAGCTAGAAGGGGGAGAAGCCGTGGAGAAGGCGAAGGAAGAGGCCGCGGAGACTCCGACACAGACGGACGGCGGTAATATGCATGTAAATATAATCAGATATAAtctctttaattatatattattatatcaatagaaatatttaatttaattatttattgtctaaaaaattatataaaactaaatacaaatatctaattaaatttattattaaacattttacttcaaaaagaaaaaaatggaagtttaaaatttatttgcaCTTAATAAGTTTAAATGttattttggtaaaattattaatggaatatttttttttttgtaaaactcATGGATTCACTTTATTTCAGATGTTGAAggaaatatttaaattttttttatctgaaTACACTCACTCGAATCAGAGATAACGCGTGTATCTCAATTGTAGTGTATCTGAGATATGCTTATGTTTATATTACATCCGAGATATAATTTGCAAACACCTTATCACAATACGGAGTTGATGCATTTGAAATgtgattattttaaaaaatgatctTTAATATCTGAGATgtaactaaaaatatattttaataatttttttaatatttatttattttgataaatactatatttatttaatttaaataaaaaaaattattttgcattATCATTCGACAACTTACAAATTCTGATTTTATAATTCCAAATTTACTTTATACATATTTTctccttaatattttttttggtgactatttTCTCCTTAGTATTAAGTCTATCTTAGAATTTTCTgaagaacttttttttttttaaatctataaatCCAGTGCAAAGTTGTTATTTGTGTTGttaattgagaataaaataaaataaaataaaataaaacaaatgctGGAACACTTGTCTAGTTTTCTTTCTTCCCAAGCAAATTTTccattcatttttctttcccttACTTTTCCCTCATAAACATTCATAGTTATTTCTCCGTCTGCAAACCCAAACCCTCTCATTCCAATTTCTTCAATTACCCATTTTCCCTCCAAATCATCACTTctgttcctcttcttcttcttactcttcAGCGATGTCGCTATACAGGGTCTTCTCTCGTTCTTCAAGGTCCTTGTGTCGAAGCTTTACGCTTCTATATGCTTCCGCAAAGCCCCAATCCATGCCCACAACGCTCTCCAATCACTTTCATTCCCTCGTGCATCAATCGCCAAACAAGGTAAATTAATCAGAATCGGTTGAAGAATGTGGTTTTTTCTGTGCGTTTTTTGTATTTGTGTTGTAGGGTTTTGCTAGGGTTTTAGAACTTACTAGAAATTCGATGGGTTTACGCATTGTTTTCAATCtgagacttttttttttctttttgtattatCTATTGATGTAACGTATTTGTGAATCTTCAATTTTTAGCTTGCAACAAGTTGGCTATTAATCAATCTCTTCTCGCTGGGCTTTTTCTGTTCTAAACCTTTTAATCTTCTTGAAGGTTAACCAGAGCTCTTTGGaacaatttaatttgtttttccattataaaaatattgtttGTTAGTTGTTCTGCAAATGTTTTGAGAAGTCATGTTGTACCTGATGATTATGGAAGAAATAGTGATTGATTAGAACTCTATAATCTGCTAGTTATGTATATCTCCTAACTGTTTTTTCACTGTTCTTGTGTACTCTAGTATCTAATGTTGTCCCTTAAAATTCTCTATTGagtaaaatttgttttattcACGAATTGTAAAATTCTGATTACTTCCGTGTGTGCTTACTTATATTCCAGCTGATTCCAATTCAATCCAAGTTATTGAACCTACCAATAAATTCATTTTCAAATCCAAGATTTGGTTTTTCTTCATCGGCTTCCCCTGAACCTGCAAGTGATGACCCTGCAAAGACAACTGAAGAAGCTAATGTAACTGATCACAGTAATCAAGCGAAGTCTATGGATCAGACGAAAGAATCAGGTACTTCagtatcaaatttaattaatctaCTAAAAGAACAAGAATGGAGATTTTAAATACCCTGCATTTTCTGATTCAGATATAGGGAGTGAATGTGACCTATCAAGGGATGATTTAATAAAGCTTGCAGCTGAGAAAGAAGGACTTTTGAAGGTAAAGCAAAAAGAGATTGAGAAAATGCAGGATAAAGTTCTACGTACTTATGCCGAGATGGAGAATGTCATGGATAGGACTAGACGTGAAGCAGAGAATTCGAAAAAATTTGCTATACAGGTGTCAGATCTGACCTTTTTTCCTACGGTTGTTTATTCCTCAACTCTGTGCTGACTATTTTCAAATGTGGTGTAGAATTTTGCGAAGAGTTTACTAGAtgttgctgataacttgggaaGAGCTTCCTCTGTTGTAAAGGAGAGTTTTTCAAAGATTGAAGCACCAAATGACTCTGTTGAAGCTGCACAACTTCTGAAAACACTTCTTGAGGGTGTTGAAATGACTGAAAAACAGCTTGTAGAGGTAGACTGCTTAACTTGATTCTATGGCTGTTTAGTTGCAATGTCAAAGCTGTTACATTATCCAATGTATTATTTAAATGGTTATGTAAATTTACATTCTTACTTCATTCTGCATTGTTCCACATTTATATGGTTTGCAATTAGAGGAAATATGTAGGATGTTTTAGCTCAGGTTTTAGGGCGCATTAAAGAAAACAGAGTAGAGACAAATGAAGAAAACTAAGGGACCACAAAAAAGGTTTAATTGCACCATGCATCAAGAAGATAGGAATTTTGCTGTACCAATTTGACAATATGATCCTTCTATTTTATAAAAAGCTTTTCCAATTACTTGCCTTACAAGAATTACAAGTAGCCCCTTAATGTCATAAATATTGACCAAGTAAAAAATATAAGCCTAAGGTCTTATTATTATGCAGTTATGTGCTCAGACTTTGTGCTACCATATGACAGAACTTCTGGCTAGTGCTTAAACATATTCTTTAGgtttaacaatatatttttgcAGGTATTCAAGAAGTTTGGTGTAGAAAAATTTGATCCCACAAATGAGGCATTCAATCCTCACAGGCATAATGCCATCTTCCAGATGCCTGATGCTTCCAAGCCCCCAGGCACTGTTGGAGTTGTTCTGAAGGTACTTTTCAGTATTTTCTGTTGCAGAATCGtgatttgattttcttttccCCCTTGATTTGACCCTCAAAATGGTTGATGTGTTCTATTTGGTAGATGCTCTTCGAGCCCAAATACGCATTATTAAAAGTTTAGTTGATGTATTTGTGTTGCATAGTAAACTACTCATATATAAGATTGATCATACTCATCATCTCATTTTATGGGGCCATTTGGATAAGCTTTTAAAATTGTACCTTTGAGGTAAAAAGAAATACTTCTAAGTTACTTGAAAATTGGTTCAAATATTATTGTACTGATATAACATAACTGTTAATCATCTTCTCAAAAACGAAAAAGGAACCCAGGGGAAGGtgattatttatgtattttttttaaatagcttttttttttttaattgaacttTCTTGAAGTCTGGTCTGCACAACTTGTTTGGATTAACTTCTAAAAGAAATGCTGAGGTTTGAATGTTTGAGTGGTATGCATGAGATATGAGATTCAAATTTTGTTATTGTCAATGTAACAAAAAAGGGTAAACCATATAGAGAAATGCAAAGATGATTGACTGTCAAggcattttctttcttaattctttttctgtagcaattttttgtttgaataaATATGCTCCTATTTTTTGAATAGCAATAATAATATGAGATTGGAAAGTCACAGTTCGCTAATgaaattattttcttgttatttttgcCCTTTGCAGGCAGGTTATATGCTTCATGAAAGAGTTCTTCGTCCGGCAGAAGTTGGTGTTACCCAACAAGCAGAGGATTAACAAGCAGTTTAGTGATTTGGCATATAAGAAAAGGGAATGCCTGAATagtgagttttttattttttggtgtgGACAACGTCCACTAATCTTTTGAATTATACCATACAATATTAATCACTCACAAAATACTATTCTTTTTCTCCTAGGTTCGgagttttatttataatttttttataataagattCCATACTAAGGTTTCGATTCCCAGGGATTTTGGTTGGTTTGTTCTGTGCTATTCTTTATATAGGAACTCAGTCCAGTAAAATATTTTGAAGTGGGACCTCTCACCTCTACATTGATTGCCTGAAAATTATTCTGTTGTAGTCCAtgtaagaattttttatttatctcttTGGAAGATCAACCGTATACATGGATATTATGTAAAGTTACGGATACGGTTTCGGTAAAGTCGAAtgggtaattaaaatttagaaattatgcAGCCGTGTTCATgcttatttttgtgttttacaATCTGCTTCAAATTAATTGTTACTTTAACTCTTGGTATATTGGAGATCAATTGCGTTAAACGAACACCTTTTATAATAGATATTATTTCagtattagtatttttaataattaatacatattttttattttgttaattaaaaaaattttaaatatataattaatgacaatcataattttattaatatatctgTACACCTCTATAAATCGGAGTTCTTACATTCTTCTTGTCCTTAGTAAATACATCAAATTCTGAGTTATTAGTAAAGTGACTAACGAGATTAATTTACCAAGTGAACAAgcatccaaaataaaaaataagttttgaGAGCTTAAATCAATTACATTCGACCTAACAAAATTGCGGCTCCTccgtttaaaaatatataagatagGACAGTCTAGCTTATTCAAAAGTTTAAACGATTGGACTTGGGCAAAGTTAACAAACTACTGGCTTTTTTCTTCTCTGCTAGGATTTGATCACGAGAAATAGGTTAAGGGTGTAAAGATTTTTCTGACTCGGATACCTATCATATTAACCAATGCCACATTAGTATCTACTATTGCACATAATAATGCATAATTGGATTTAGATATTTAGAGCAACCTAAGATTTTATATCTACATAAACTAAGACTCACACCACGTATGATGTATCCATGTATGATGCATTTAGCAATATATCTATCAACCTAAGCTTATCTACACTAGTTCCTGATTTTTATACTACTACTAGCACTAGTTAAACAGTACCAACTCCGCACACGAGATTCTAACTAACTGCAATCATGTCAAGATAGGATGGTACATCACATGGTCATATATTTAGCTAGATGGTATTTCTTTAAGTAATACTTAAATAGGGTTTTTCTTTCAGTTCATGGTCCACCCACCACTGGGTATGTTTTCTCCAATTGGACATCACTGTGTTTTGCTGTTGATGCCAGGATAGCTCAAACCGAGATCCAACTCACCAATGTTAGAATCCTGCAACAAAAATTTGTTACGGAATTAAAGCAAGGGGTTTGTGTAAAACTCAGTCTGTTTAACAATCATTTCTTGGATGAGACTTAATTGACCACAAAGATTTTGGTACCTTCAGAATGGATAATAAGATAACAGTCCATAAATAGCACTTACAGTAACAGCAACGTTTAGCGCATGAACACACAAAAGATCAACCCTCTGCTTTGGCGGTGTATTATTTTATAGATTGATTTGTCCACAAATCTTAAATGGAAAAACTACACAACCACTCTACCAGAGAGTTGATCCACATTAATAGGTTGAATAAAGGGTAAATTACATTAACATCCCTAAAGTGAAATTTCACATGATAACACTTGGTGACATTACACTTGACACCTTTGTATTTTGTAAGATGTTACACAGATAAATGGATGTCTAATTTAGCCTAGGATTTATATGCAACTCACAAGAAATGTGTTTCATTCTTTTTCATATACTGTTATATAGAAAGCAGATCAATAAAATAGCCAGTTACGTTACCTTGCTCTCCTCTGACATTTCATTCATATTCAGCATTCCGTGGATCTCATGATTCACATTTCTCTGATCTTCGGGCAATTGGTCACGATCAGCTATGAGTTCATCTTCAACCTTTTCAATAACAGCCTTCTTCTGTTCTTCAAGCACAGCAATCTACATAATCACATTGACCACGCTTCACTCATAATTATGATCAACATTCTAATGAAACAATGGGATTTAACCGACAAGTTAGTGCACAAACAGGTTTTTCTATTGTCAATTTATGTTTATTCAAGCTTCATAAGCTCATGATCCTGTATCTACAgttaccaaaaaaataaaactgccAACACAAGAAACCCAAACAACCATggaagcaaaaaataaataaataaataaataaataaggaagggTCATGATTCATGAAAAGAAACTCTATTGGAAAAGTATACGTTACCAAAGAGAAAGTCTGCCAACTATTACCAACACGTGATAAATTAGGATTAAACCATGATTAACTTAGATGTGGCTTTATTTAGTAGATGGACTTCATGTCCAGCCCAACTCAAGTTGGCAGATTTTGGCAGATAAAAAGATGGTAACGTAGCACTACTGAACTCTATTTCAACAACCCACATTAAAAAACTACATGTGAAATCGTCACACGGCCCCTGTGATGGGCTGTGAAATCACACGGATCTTGTGCAACCTGAATTTCGAGGTGGGACTGAACCctaatcctaaaccctaaaccccaaattcCAATTCTCGCAAACATGCAAACACTAGAACAATGGGaaaacatatatattaaaaaagtgTTACACAAAAGGCCAAAATCCCTCAAAGTGCACATTAAAAAAAGTTTAGGACTTTGAATCAAAAGGCaagaaatccaattttaaaagaagaaaagaaatacaGCATGAACTTACAGGAGTATAGCGGAACTTCCTTCGCGGTGGCTCGTCAGAGACATCGCGTGGGTCGCCATCGTCTTCGGCAGCAGAGGAGGCAGTGATGGGTGTCCAACGGCGGAGAAGGAGGCGAGAGGAAGCGCTGTTGACGTTGTTGTTGGTGGTAGTGTTGGTTGTGGTGGAGTGAGAGTGAGTGTTAGTGGTATTGGTGGTGTgtaaagaggaagaagagacgTGGACCCACTTCTTCTTCCACTTCCTGACGGGGCCGCTGAACACGGTGGGTGCGCCGTAGCGGGAGGAGGCTCGGCCTAGCCTTGAACCCACCGCTTCCATTTCCGGAGGGTTTCGGTTTGCTGCGTTTCGCGATACTGATAAGTGATAACAAAAAGTCAAACACCCAAATGATCactatttgtttttttaggtgGAATACCCATCACGCCCCcggaattttttttaaaggacgagaaaaaaaaaactctttttggTTTTGGATCTTTAATTATGCGAGTGAGACTGATTAGTTTTAGTTGAAAGCAAAAAAATTGGGaggaagaaaatagaaaaaaaaaaaggttaagaaaattgagtggatttttattttttttaaatgtgtttggttggaagaaaaataaaaaaaaaatgttataaaaagataattttatttttatattatttcaaaCAAACATAGCATTAATGATTAATTAACGAAATAGGTCTATGTTACAcgttaactaaaaaattttgttgGGATCTCGTtatcttttagaaaaataattagggtttttaggattttttttattttttattatttttttcatgaatttAGATTTTTTGAAGTGATTAAGTTGATAAAAGGATAAAGTAAAAGTTTATCattattgattttataattttcatgAAATATGCATTTTCAATGTTTAACTTTTCAAGCCTAATTCACTATTTCTATCAAGGCACGAGAGTAATGATTGAGCAAAACATT is part of the Arachis duranensis cultivar V14167 chromosome 1, aradu.V14167.gnm2.J7QH, whole genome shotgun sequence genome and encodes:
- the LOC107468146 gene encoding uncharacterized protein LOC107468146 gives rise to the protein MEAVGSRLGRASSRYGAPTVFSGPVRKWKKKWVHVSSSSLHTTNTTNTHSHSTTTNTTTNNNVNSASSRLLLRRWTPITASSAAEDDGDPRDVSDEPPRRKFRYTPIAVLEEQKKAVIEKVEDELIADRDQLPEDQRNVNHEIHGMLNMNEMSEESKDSNIGELDLGLSYPGINSKTQ
- the LOC107468236 gene encoding grpE protein homolog 2, mitochondrial — protein: MSLYRVFSRSSRSLCRSFTLLYASAKPQSMPTTLSNHFHSLVHQSPNKLIPIQSKLLNLPINSFSNPRFGFSSSASPEPASDDPAKTTEEANVTDHSNQAKSMDQTKESDIGSECDLSRDDLIKLAAEKEGLLKVKQKEIEKMQDKVLRTYAEMENVMDRTRREAENSKKFAIQNFAKSLLDVADNLGRASSVVKESFSKIEAPNDSVEAAQLLKTLLEGVEMTEKQLVEVFKKFGVEKFDPTNEAFNPHRHNAIFQMPDASKPPGTVGVVLKAGYMLHERVLRPAEVGVTQQAED